A DNA window from Hordeum vulgare subsp. vulgare chromosome 1H, MorexV3_pseudomolecules_assembly, whole genome shotgun sequence contains the following coding sequences:
- the LOC123407478 gene encoding 1-aminocyclopropane-1-carboxylate oxidase-like, giving the protein MVVPVIDFSKLDGAERAETMAQIADGCENWGFFQLVNHGIPLELLDRVKKVCSESYRLREAAFRSSKPVQTLERLVEAERRGEAVAPVDDMDWEDIFYLHDNNQWPSDPPAFKETMREYRSELKKLAERVMEAMDENLGLDKGRMKAAFTGDGLHAPFFGTKVSHYPPCPRPDLITGLRAHTDAGGVILLFQDDKVGGLEVLKDGQWLDVQPLADAIVLNTGDQVEVLSNGRYRSAWHRVLPMRNGNRRSIASFYNPAFEAAISPAVGEAGAAEYPDYVFGDYMDVYNKQKFEAKEPRFEAVKAPKAA; this is encoded by the coding sequence ATGGTTGTTCCGGTGATCGACTTCTCCAAGCTCGACGGCGCCGAGAGGGCGGAGACCATGGCGCAGATCGCCGACGGCTGCGAGAACTGGGGGTTCTTCCAGCTGGTGAACCACGGCATCCCGCTGGAGCTTCTTGACCGCGTCAAGAAGGTGTGCTCCGAGAGCTACCGCCTCCGCGAGGCGGCGTTCCGGTCGTCGAAGCCGGTGCAGACGCTGGAGAGGCTCGTGGAGGCGGAGCGGCGCGGCGAGGCGGTGGCGCCGGTGGACGACATGGACTGGGAGGACATCTTCTACCTCCACGACAACAACCAGTGGCCTTCCGATCCTCCGGCCTTCAAGGAGACCATGCGGGAGTACCGCTCCGAGCTCAAGAAGCTCGCGGAGCGggtcatggaggccatggacgagAACCTCGGGCTGGACAAGGGACGCATGAAGGCGGCCTTCACCGGCGACGGCCTCCACGCGCCATTCTTTGGCACTAAGGTCAGCCACTACCCGCCGTGCCCGCGCCCGGACCTCATCACCGGGCTCCGCGCCCACACCGACGCCGGCGGCGTCATCCTGCTGTTCCAGGATGACAAGGTCGGGGGCCTTGAGGTGCTCAAGGATGGCCAGTGGCTGGACGTGCAGCCGCTCGCCGACGCCATCGTGCTCAACACCGGCGACCAGGTGGAGGTGCTCAGCAACGGCCGCTACCGCAGCGCTTGGCACCGCGTCCTGCCCATGCGCAACGGCAACCGCCGCTCCATCGCCTCCTTCTACAACCCGGCGTTCGAGGCAGCCATCTCGCCGGCGGTGGGCGAAGCCGGCGCCGCCGAGTACCCGGACTACGTGTTCGGGGATTACATGGACGTGTACAACAAGCAGAAGTTCGAGGCCAAGGAGCCAAGATTCGAGGCCGTCAAGGCGCCAAAGGCAGCTTAA